In a single window of the Niabella ginsenosidivorans genome:
- a CDS encoding Hsp20/alpha crystallin family protein: MTNVKFNGTPFERTLTSLVDDFITEMPAIFKTEVKNPNIKGFAPVNIIEKENEYQIEVVAPGFEKSDFKISLDQHVLSISVDKKEETNTTTDKTIRKEFYLRSFKRTFTVDDKLDTDKIEAKYVNGILIVTIQKKENIKPASKDIEVL, encoded by the coding sequence ATGACCAACGTAAAATTTAACGGAACGCCTTTCGAAAGAACGCTGACCAGCCTGGTAGACGATTTTATTACTGAAATGCCGGCTATTTTTAAAACAGAAGTAAAGAACCCTAATATAAAAGGGTTTGCACCGGTGAACATTATTGAAAAAGAAAACGAATACCAGATTGAGGTAGTAGCCCCTGGCTTTGAAAAATCCGATTTTAAGATCAGCCTGGATCAGCACGTACTTTCCATTTCTGTTGATAAGAAAGAAGAGACAAATACAACAACAGACAAAACCATACGGAAAGAGTTTTATTTAAGATCTTTTAAAAGAACTTTTACTGTTGATGATAAACTGGATACAGATAAAATTGAGGCCAAATATGTTAATGGAATCTTAATAGTTACCATCCAGAAAAAGGAAAATATAAAACCGGCGTCTAAAGATATAGAAGTTCTTTAA